Below is a window of Cytobacillus firmus DNA.
ATGAGAATAAATAATCCTGCAAAATTAAAGCCATCTGCCGAGTTGATTGGGATATTTAAAATTGTTATTCCCGTATCACCTAGTCGATTTTCATGCGGAAAAGGGAAGTTTAATGCCATGGAAATAACGATTAAGACAGTTGATGTCAGAAAGAGCTTTTTATTTTTAATCAAGTCAGATCCTCCTTTACTTCTTTTCTGAGGATCCAAACGATGCCCCGAAAGCAACTCCCATGGCAATGCCCAAAGCCCAATTTTCAAAAAGCATTCCAAAAACTAATCCCAGCGACAGACCAGAGGCCATTCCGCTTCCTGAAAAACCCCAATTCACTTTTATCATCCATTAAACCGCCTTTAAATGTTTTACCTTATATACGATCTAATAGAAGTTTAGTTTCATATTTTTGGAAAAAAGAATTCTTATCATCTCTGAGCTGCCAGCTGTCTTTTTAACACCCGAATTTGCCCCCGATGGCTGATTTCATCCTCCATAACGTGATACCAGAACCAATAGTTGTTGAAAGGGACTCCATTGTTCCACTTTCCTTCTTCATATAGCCAGCTATCCTGTTTGGATGCTAAAAGGTTTAACGTTTTCTCTCTAAGTGATGATAGGTCATCCAAGTAAAATTCTAGAGGATGATGATTAATTTCATTCCTTGCTTTCTCACCCAATTCATACGCAGCGGCCCATCTTGAATATTCTTCATCGTTAAGATCTCTATTTTCAAAAGTAATGATTTGGTGAACATATTCAACAAAAGCAATATGCTTCAAAAGTGATCCAATTGAATTACTGTTATCATCAGGAAGAAAATCCAGCTCTTTCTGTGTCAAGCCAGCAACATCATTAAGAGTCACAGACCTGGCATGTTCAAGCATTGACACAAGTTCTCCAATTTTTTCATCGTAACCTTTCACATGTTTAATTCGATAATCTATCACTTTTAAATTCTCCCTTCTTCTTTTTCAGGGAAAAGACTGCCGGGATGGCAGTCTTTAACATTATGCTATCGTATCCAGCAGCTCAATATCTAAATCCTCAATATTCTCCCAGCTATGATGGATTTCTAGGTGCCACTCATTTTTCAGCCGATTGTATCCCTTTTCTTCAATCCAGCTGTGCAATTCCCTATAGGAATTTCCAATCTCATCATTAGGTCCATTGTGCCGGATAGAGGCATATTTTTGCGGTGGAATTTCTAATGAGAACATTCCATCAGGAACTCCGATAAATTCCTTTACCTCAATGCCAATCCAATAGCCGTCTTCTTCAGGAGAGTCTTCCTCCACTTTAAAAGCACCAACAAGCCGGTCTGGATTTACAGCTCCCTTAATTTCTGTAAGGCGTTCCGTAAATAATTTAATAGCCCGCGGAATTTCAGCCAGGTACTGATCCGGCGGGCATAAGACGCGGATCCCTATTAGTCTCAAACTTCCGCGTTCTGTCTCAGAAGCCCGCAAAATCAATTCAGACATCCTTTCCCTCCTTATTAAGCAATGGGCAATGCCAGTTCTCTAAACCTCTCAGCTGCTTTTTGGATATCTGTGTCAAAGCCCATTTCGTTCATTGTTTCACCGATTAGCACAATGGCCCTTTCAAGCATGTCTTCAGTCGTATTCCCCATATGGCCGATTCGGAATGCTTTCCCCGCAAGATGAGCCAGGGCACCGGCAACAATAACACCTTTTGTCGCAAGAGAGGCCCGGAATTCAGCATCATCCATACCTTCAGGGTAAAGGATACAGCTGAGAGTAGCTGCAGCGGCATTTTCATCAGCAATTGCCTTCATTCCATATTCAGCAAGCGCAGCCCTGACAGCTTTTCCAAATGCTTCATGGCGCTTGTAACGGTTTTCCATTCCTTCCGCTAACACCAGCCTCATTCCCTCCTCATAGGCATAAATCAGATTAACAGGTGGCGTAGCAAAGTACTTTTGCGGATCATGCATAATGGGAATCCAATTATAAATATCGCAATAGTAGGCAGGAACCCGTTCCATTTGTTCACGGGCAGCCAATGCTGTCTCATTGAATGCCACAACAGCGAGTCCTGGCGGCACACCGATCGCTTTCTGTGAGCCTGTTAATACGACATCAATTTTCCCTTCGCCATATGACTTGCTCATATCCTCTTCCATCGCAGCCGTCGCACAGACTCCATCCAGAATAACCAGTGCCCCATGCTTTTTAGTGATAGGTATCAGGGAATCCAGGTCAGCCGCAACACCGGTTGAGGTATCAGCATGGGTTATCGTCACCGCTTTATAGGAACGTGATGCAAGTTTTTCCTCAACAGCGGCGGGGTCCACCTGCTTCCCCCATTCGGATTGAATAATATCTGCCTGTATTCCGAACGCCTTGGCTAATTGCAGGAAACGATCACCGAAAAAGCCCTGGCTTATAATCAATAGCCGTTCTCCTGCTGCTACCGTGTTCACCAGAGCCATTTCCATCGCAATCGTACCGGAGCCGGAGATCACAAACACCTCACCATCTGTCTTCAGCATCTCCCTCGTTTTCTCAATCGCACTCTTATAAACAGCGGCAAATCTCGGATCCGTATGCCCCCTTGTTTCCTGTGACATCGCCTCATAAATCGAATCCACAACAGGTGTAGGTCCCGGGATCAAAAGCATTTCCTCGTTTGGCATGATAAATCCTCCTTTGGTTGGTTTTAGATATCTAAATGTTTCGACATTTCCTATTAAATACCTCTTTTAATTCCTTTTTGATTCGTGGATTCATCTGGGAACATGAGTGTATATGTTCTATTTTTCTGAGCTCCGGTTTGGGGGAGATTGAGGGATTGAAGGAGCCTTGTTGCGGCATGGGATGAAGAAACATGCAGAAAGTTTCTGAGTTCCTTGTTTGTGATGGCAGGTCCCAGCAGAAGACTATAGTCATGTAATGCTTTCATATGTGCTGCTTTGCTGGTAATCTTGCATTTTGGACAGTACCATGTGCGACTTACTCTTTCAAGAGGCAGAAAGCTGCATGCAGGGCAGAACACGCCCGTAAGAATTTCAGATTGATTGATCTGGAATCTTGATAGAATTGAGCTTTCCTGCTCAGTGCTCTGCTTCTTTAATAAGCGAATGATCTTTTTAAGGAGTTTTTCACTGATATCTTTCTTAATTGAACTCTCTATCTGCTCAATTTTTATAGGAAGAGTATTTCGGTGAATAACTTTACGGCTGAGGTCAATATGATGGGGAATGACTTTAATTCCTGTATGCGGATTACTAATGACTACAAAAGAATAGGCCGGTAATTCCTCATTACTGGCATTGGCTTTAAACCACCTTCTAAGTTGTGATGCCTGCCTATTTACCTGAATTAAAGGGCAAGGAAAAACTTGCTCTTTTCCATTCTTAATACGAATTAATTGATTATATACTGTATCAAAATGCAGGATTCCTGTTATATTTTTCACTTCAAGTATTAGTGCGAACTTTTTCGTAAGTATAAGAGTATCGATTTGGAAAAAGCGATCATTATCCGGCAAGCGGAGATCATGAAGAATAAAATATTCCTTACTGTCCAGAAAATCAAGTTGAAAATCCAATGAAGTTTCTCCTTTATAACCGGCAAGTCTTTTATTCATTTCTTCGTTAATGAGTGTGATTTTTGGGTGATGGGATGGAAGCCTGCGGAGGAGAGCTTCTGTTTTGCGAATCAAAAGAGGGATTTTTCGTTCTTTGAGGATCATTTTTTCACTCCATTCTTGTTTCGTACTAAAAAATTCAACAATATTCCTGCAAACCCTCTATGGAAAGCTGCGAAAAGAGTGTTTATGTGCGGATAGCCGAAATTTGTGTGCGGATAATCGATTTTGTGTGCGGATAAGCAGAAAATATGTGCGGATAAAAATATTTCTGTGCGCTCACAGCTCAGCTCAGCACACCAAGAAAAATGTCAGGGCAAAAGCTCATTAAAGAGGGATTTTTCTTCTTTGAGGATCACTTTTTCACTCCATTCTTGTTTTATACTAAAAAAATTCAACAATACTCCTGCAAACCCTCTATGGAAAGCTGCGAAGAGAGTGTTTATGTGCGGATAGCCGAAATTTGTGTGCGGATAATCGATTTTGTGTGCGGATAAGCAGAAAATATGTACGGATAAAAATTTTTCTGTGCGTTCACAGCTCAGCTCAGCACACCAAGAAAAATGTCAGGGCAAAAGCTCATTAAAGTGGGATTTTTCGTTCTTTGAGGATCATTTTTTCACTCCATTCTTGTTTCATACTAAAAAATTCAACAATATTCCTGCAAATCCTCTATGAAAAGCTGCGAAGAGAGTGTTTATGTGCGGATAGCCGAAATTTGTGTGCGGATAATCGATTTTGTGTGCAGATAGGCAGAAAATATGTGCGATTAAAAATATTTCTGTGCGCTCACGCCCACAGCTCAGCTCAGCACACCAAGAAAAAAAGACAGGGCACAAGCCCCATCTTTCCTCAACCTCAATTATGAAAATTAGTCCCGTCCGTTGTCGCTTCAATAATACCCGCCCGGATAACGAAGTCGCCAAAATGCTCGCCGTCCTGACGTTCACGGGCGTAGCGCGGCAGGATGACGCGCAGCTCGTTCAGGATTTCTTCTTCCCCGATATTTTCGCGGTACATTTTGCTGAGGCGGCTTCCGTCAAAGGCTGCCCCGAGATACATATTGTACTTGCCGACCGCCTTGCCGATAAAGCCGATTTCTCCGAGTGCGTGACGCGCGCAGCCGTTCGGGCAGCCGGTCATGCGGATCGTGATTTCTTCATTCCGCAAGCCCGCCTCATCAGCGATTTCATCAATTTTATCGATCAATCCTGGCAGATAGCGTTCAGCCTCAGCCATCGCCAAACCGCAGGTCGGCAGAGCCACACAGGCCATGGATCCACGGCGCAGCGCACTGTAGCGGCTTCCGTCTGTTAAGCCATATTTTTCAATCAGCGACTCAATCGCAGCTTTATCTTCGTCAGCCACACTGCCGATAATCAGGTTCTGATTGGCCGTCAGCCTGAAATCGCCTTTATGAACCTTGGCGATCTCCCGCAATGCTGTTTTCAGCTTATAATCTTCGAAGTCTGCCACACGGCCTCCTTCTATGAACATCGTAAAATGCCATTTTCCGCGGACACCCTTTACCCATCCATAGCGGTCACCGTTGGAATCAAACTTGAATCCGCGTGCTTCCTCCAGTTTCCAGCCTAAGCGGGTTTCCAGTTCTTCAATAACAGTCTCCAGCCCGAGGCGGTCAACCGTATATTTAAATCGTGCATTTTTCCGGACGGAGCGGTTTCCGTAATCCCGCTGAATCGTAATAGTCTTTTCAGCCACTTCGTAGATTTTATCTGGCGTCACAAAGCCAATTACCTTCGAAAGCTGCGGGTATGTGGCTTTATCTCCATGAGAGAAGCCCATTCCTCCGCCAATTGCCACGTTAAAGCCTGCCAGCTTGCCATCTTCAACTATCGCTATAAAGCCGAGATCCTGTGAAAAGACATCAATATCATTGGAAGGCGGTACAGCGATCCCAATCTTAAATTTCCGCGGCAAATAAAGCGGGCCATACATCGGCTCAATCTCTTCATCCACTTCTGGAGAGCCGGCTACTTTTTCTTCATCCAGCCAAATTTCATGATAGGCACGTGTGCGGGGCAGAAGATCGTCACTTAACATCTTCGCCAGCTCATACACTTCCTCATGAATTTCAGATTGATCGGGATTGGAGATGCACATGACATTCCGGTTCACATCTCCGCATGCTGCGATCGTATCAAGCATCGTTGAATGAATGGCCTGGATGGTCTTTTTCATATTCCATTTCAGGATTCCATGCATCTGGAAGGTCTGGCGTGTTGTTAATTTGAGAGTGCTGTTGCCATACTTCTCAGCCAGGTCATCCACGACTAGCCATTGCTTTGGTGATGCGACACCTCCGGGAAGACGCAGGCGGAGCATAAACTGATAAGCCGGCTCAAGTTTCTGCTTCTGGCGTTCATTCCTGAGATCCCGGTCATCCTGCAGATAGCTGCCGTGGTGCTTCATTAGTCTGTTATCATCATCCGGGATACCGGCGCTGATCCGATCCTGCATAACTTCCGCCAGCGTTCCGCGCAAAAAGTTGCTTCGATCCTTAATTCCCTCAACATCACTGGGAGGTCCGTCCGGTGCTTTTAATTTTGGGTTTACCATGCTGAAAAACTCCTTTCCTTCCAAATCAATATACGTCGCGCTGGTAGCGTTTATTTTTCTGCATATCGGCAAGATATTCCTCAGCCTGTTCGCGGCTCATACCGCCTTCTTTTTCAATAATATCTATGAGTGTGTTATGGACATCATGCGCCATGTTTTTCTCATCGCCGCAGATGTAGACTGCCGCACCTTGCTCGAGCCACTGGAATAGTTCCCTGCTGTTTTCCTGCATTCTATGCTGAACATAAACCTTCTCATCATCATCACGGGAAAAAGCGACATCCAGCTTCGATAAGACTCCATCCTTTAGCCACTTTTGCCATTCAGTCTGATATAGAAAATCGGTTACAAAATGCTGGTCGCCGAAGAATAGCCAGGACTTCCCTTCCGCGCCGTTTTCTTCACGCTCCTGCATAAAGGATCGGAACGGTGCAATTCCTGTTCCGGGACCAACCATAATAATTGGTGATTCCGGATTTTCAGGCAGTTTAAAGTTTTCATTGTGCTGAATAAATACCGGCAGTGTATCACCAGGCTGGAGGCGCTCTGCACATAGAATCGAGCAGACCCCTTTACGTTCACGGCCATGGGCGTCATAGCGGACTGCACCGATAGTTAAGTGTACTTCATCAGGATTTGCTTCAAAACTGCTGGAAATAGAATATAGACGCGCAGGAATCTTACGCAGTATAGAGACAAACTCTTGTGCCGAACTGCTCCATGGCTTAAAATCACGGACTAAATCAATTAAATCACGCCCATCGATATAGGATTTCAATCGGCTGCTGTCTAATGCAAGCTGGTGCAGCTCTTCATTACCGGAAAGCTTTGCAGCCTTTTCTACAAGCGGCTTGGTCAGGACAGTAATCTCAAAGTGAGACGAAAGTGCATCTTTTAATTTTACTGTTTCCTCCTTCACTCTGACTGCTTCCTCAGGATCCCAGTTCATCTCAGTTAAAAGCAGGTCAACCAATTCAGGATCGTTCTCTGGGTATACTCCCAGGCTGTCACCAGGCTGATACGTCAGTCCTGAACCCTCTAACGAAATCTCTAGATGACGTGTTTCTTTATTGGAGCCGCGGCCGTTGAGATTAATATTCTCCAGCACTTCTGCACGGAACGGATTCGATCGGGAATAAACTGACTCGGCAGGTGCTGAAGCTGAAACTGAAGCGGCTGAAGGAGAAGGACTGCTGCTTTCCCCATCGCTCAAGCCGGCTAATACAGCTTCCGCCCACACTGCTGCAGGCTCTTCGAAATCAAGATCACAATCTACCCTTGGTGTTATTCTCGTTCCGCCAAGCTCCTCGAGACGTTTATCAAAATCCTTCCCAGTCTGGCAGAAGAATTCATATGAGCTGTCGCCAAGAGCTAAAACGGAGTAACGGAAGTCTTCAAGTTTTGGAGCTCTTTTTCCGTGAATGAATTCATGGAATGTTAATGCGTTATCCGGAGGGTCTCCCTCACCATGAGTACTGACGACAATTAACAGGTTTTTGACCTTTTTAAGATTATTAGGCTTAAAGTCACTCATTGCTGAAACGTTTACTTGAAAACCTCTCTCCTCAAGCGTTTTCCCGGCTTTTTTTGCCAGATTCTGCGCATTCCCGGTTTGTGATCCAAATAAAATGGTCACTTCCTTTGGAATAGCCGGCGCCGCTGCCGATGCTGGACGCTCTTCCACTGCAGGGGCAGCCTGCAAAGTTGAGGACTGTATCGCGGCAAGATACCCGCTCAGCCAGAGGGATTGAGTCTCTGTCAGAGTCGGGAGAAGACGATTCAGGAGCTCTGTCTGCTCCTGGTTAAACGGACTGTTCATTACCTGAAGTTGCAACATGATCCACCTCGCAAACCAGCAGAGTAGGGCTGGTTTATTCTTATTTTTTAAAAATTCTTCTTTTCCTATAAAAAAAGTCGGGTTTATAATTAAAAAAATATATATCTAATACTTTACCGAATGATTTAGCATTAGTAAAATAAATATTAATTATCATAACTATTAATATTATTAATTACAAAAGGGTGATATTTTGCATTATGATGCGTTAAAAACATTCGTAACCTTGGCTGAGGTGAAAAATTTTACAAAGACCGCTGAGCTCCTTCTCATGTCGCAGCCCAGTGTCAGCATGCACGTAAAAAATCTGGAAAAGGAATTTCAGACAAAACTTTTTCAGCGTTCACCAAAATACTTAAAGATTACGCCCAGCGGTGAAATATTATATGACCGGGCCAAGCAGATGATTACCATTTATGAGCAAACCAGGCAGGAAATTTTAGATCAGCAGCATACCATTAAAGGGGATTTGAAAATTGCGGCCAGTTTCACAATAGGGGAATACATCCTTCCTCCCCTTCTTCTTGACCTGCAGAATGAATATCCTGAACTGAATCTCCAGATTACGATCGCCAACACGGAGGAAGTTGTCCTGTCGACCCGCTCCCATCATGTCGATATCGGCTTAATTGAGGGCCAGACAAATGAAAAAGAGCTTATCGTGACTCCTTTTTTAGAGGATGAATTATTTATTGTGACCTCCAACCAGCATCCATTGGCACAAAAAGAAGAAGCAACCATTGCTGATCTCCAGGATCAGGCCTGGATCATGAGGGAAAACGGCTCAGGAACCCGGGAATATTTTAACCATGTGGTCAGATCAAATGGCCTTAAGGTGAAATCACTCCTGACGATCTCAAGCAACCAGGGAATAAAAGAAACACTCATCAATGGGCTGGGAATGAGCATTCTTTCCGGAAGCGTAGTCGCAAGAGACGTCAAACAAAACAACCTGTGTATCATCAAGGTGAAAAGTCAGGAATTCAAACGCACTCTGTCCTATGTACTTTCTCCCATAATGCAGGAAAAAAGGAATGTCAGCATTTTTATCGAAGCTCTCAGCGAAAGATGGCATCATAAATAATGGCGCTGAGTCGGAGGTTACCTCGGGCTTGGACTCAAAAATGGAAAAACCTGACCGCTGTGTCCGAAGTTGCTTCAGGTTTGAACTCAACATTAGAAAAACCTGACCGCTGTGTCCGAAGCTGCTCCAGGTTCAGACTCAAAAAAAAGACAAGCTTTTTTTCACACTAGTCCCACTTTATTCATATATTATAGTGTCGACGTGTATAAAATCTGTCCATTTTATTCAAAATAAGGAAAAAATGGCTGAGGTGAAAAAAATGGGATTATTGAATGCCTTTAATGAATGGCGCGAAATGAGATATCAGAATCATGTCAATCGCATGAAGGAAGAAAACAAGTGTCCGGACTGTTACGGCAGGGGTTTTTCACTTTATCCGGGGAATGAATTCGCTTATCATGCTAATCAATTTGACTGCCAGGGCTGCAATGGAACCGGACTGTATTCAGAATGGAATAGCTTATCATAATGAAAGGCCATGATCCATTGGGGATCATGGCCTTATTTTGAACTTATGCTAATGTCTTATTCGACTCAAATTCTTCTTTAACCCTTTTTAAAAGCTCCTTATTTGTTAATACTTCATACCCGGTAAGTGCCATTGCCTTAGCTCCAAGAATCATGGCTTCTCTGGCCTGCTCACTCATTGCAGCTTCACGGAATTCATGTGTATGGCAGGCATAAGCCTCGTTTGTAATTTTAATATAGGGATGAATGGAAGGTGCTGACTGGCTGACATTTCCCATGTCCAGAGAACCTGAGCCATCCTTTTGTTCCATTATTTCTTCCTCATTGACACCTAGGGAAATCAGTTCCTTATTAAATGCTTCTGATAAAGGACTGTTCGTAACCATATCGTCATAAGAGAATTCATAAAAGGACCACTTCATTTCTGCACCAGTCTGCAGAGCTGCCCCTTCAGCACATTTTTTGACCTTTTCTACTAATTCATTTACATATTCACGCTTTGCAGCACGAACATAAAATTGGGCAACCGCATAATCCGGAACAACGTTTGCAGCCTTGCCCCCTTCCGTAATAATGCCGTGGATTCGGGCATCTGGTTTGATATGCTGGCGCAAAGCATTTATGCTGCTGAACGTTTGAAGAACAGCATCCAGCGCATTTATTCCCAAATGCGGGCTGGCAGCTGCGTGTGCTGACTTTCCAAAAAACTCAAACTGGATCGCATCCATCGCCAGTGATGAACCGCTCTTCACATAATTGTCGAGGGGATGAACCATAATCGCTGCATCCAAAGCGTCAAAAATACCTGCTTCGGCCATGGTCACCTTGCCGCCCTTTGTCTCCTCTGCAGGCGTGCCAAAGACAATGACTTTTCCTCCTGTTTCATGAATCACTTTGCTCAGTCCAATTCCGGCAGCAATCCCCATTGTCCCAATAAGATTATGGCCGCATGCATGCCCAACTTCAGGCAATGCATCATATTCAGACATATATCCAATTACAGGCCCTTCTTTCCCGCTGTCATAAGTAGCCGTGAAAGCAGTCGGTAAACCGCAAGTGCCAATTTCCACGGTAAAACCATGCTTCTTAAGCTCCTCTGTCAATACTTTGCATGCCTTGTACTCTTCATGCCCCAGTTCGGGATTCTCGCCTATGTAAGTGCTTATTCTATTAAAATCATCTTGAAACTCATCGATTTGGTTAATAATAAGATTTTTCCCCATATATCTGCTCTCCTAATCCGCAAATCTATATTTATTCATATATAATTATAATAATACATTTCTATATTATTTTACAGCACGAATTATTTCGTTATTTTCTCCAAAGGCCGTTCAACGATCAGTGCGTCCTCCCAATCCTTGCAGACATCCACCCAGGCTTTGGCATCTGAATATGTATTGATTTCATCAGGAGTCAGTTCAATGGCGGAATTGCTGCTTCCGCATGCAGGGAAAAGGGTTTCGAATCTGTTCATAGATTCATCCAGATAGACTTCCAGGTCATTCTTCAGTCCAAATGGACACACTCCGCCAACAGCATGGCCGGTCTGTTCGAGAACTTCATCCGCTGAAAGCATACGGGCTTTAAATCCGAACGTTTTCCGGAACTTCTTGTTGTCAATTTTCGCGTCGCCTGCTGTCACCACAAGAATTGCTTCGTCCCCATTACCCCTGAAGGAAAGCGTCTTGGCAATTTGGGCAGAGCAGACACCGATTGTTTCAGCAGCCTGCTCCACTGTTGCGCTTGAAGAATCAAACTCCATTACATCCTGTTCCCTGTCCCATTTCTTAAAATGGGCTTTCACACTTTCAATTGACACTCAATCTCACCCTTCCCCTTTGTTAAAATGTTAAATATATTCAATATTTATACTTTATAGTTGTCTATTTTAACATACTATCTGAGCCTGTCACCGTGATAATACTCTTTTATCAGAAGATTTGCATTTGCTCTTATTGGTTCCTTGCACTAATATAAATTTATATTAAAAACACAGATTTAAAGAAGGATTTTTTATGAAACAGACTATTCCATATAAATTTATAGGAGGACGCATTGCCAAAACCGGACTGGCTGTTTTTATAACAGCTTTTATTTGTCATATGCTGAATTGGCCAGCCATGTTTGCTGTAATTACGGCCATCGTTACCATTGAGCCCACTGTTGCGGACTCCATCCGGAAAGCATATGTCAGGTTTCCGGCGGCTGCCATTGGAGCGGGATTTGCTGTATTATTTACGTTCATTTTCGGGGACAGCCCTTACAGTTATGCTTCTGTTTCGCTTGCGACAATCATCGTTTGCCATAAGCTGAAGCTTCATGACGGGATGCTGGTGGCTACGTTGACTGGAGTTGCTATGATTTCTACCGTTCATGACCATTATTTGTCGTCTTTTTTCATTCGATTGGGGACTACCACAACCGGTATTGTCGTTTCCACGGCAGTTAACTTTTTTGTCATGCCTCCCAATTACTCAAAATCAATCATAAAAAAC
It encodes the following:
- a CDS encoding DinB family protein — its product is MIDYRIKHVKGYDEKIGELVSMLEHARSVTLNDVAGLTQKELDFLPDDNSNSIGSLLKHIAFVEYVHQIITFENRDLNDEEYSRWAAAYELGEKARNEINHHPLEFYLDDLSSLREKTLNLLASKQDSWLYEEGKWNNGVPFNNYWFWYHVMEDEISHRGQIRVLKRQLAAQR
- a CDS encoding GyrI-like domain-containing protein produces the protein MSELILRASETERGSLRLIGIRVLCPPDQYLAEIPRAIKLFTERLTEIKGAVNPDRLVGAFKVEEDSPEEDGYWIGIEVKEFIGVPDGMFSLEIPPQKYASIRHNGPNDEIGNSYRELHSWIEEKGYNRLKNEWHLEIHHSWENIEDLDIELLDTIA
- a CDS encoding pyridoxal-phosphate-dependent aminotransferase family protein codes for the protein MPNEEMLLIPGPTPVVDSIYEAMSQETRGHTDPRFAAVYKSAIEKTREMLKTDGEVFVISGSGTIAMEMALVNTVAAGERLLIISQGFFGDRFLQLAKAFGIQADIIQSEWGKQVDPAAVEEKLASRSYKAVTITHADTSTGVAADLDSLIPITKKHGALVILDGVCATAAMEEDMSKSYGEGKIDVVLTGSQKAIGVPPGLAVVAFNETALAAREQMERVPAYYCDIYNWIPIMHDPQKYFATPPVNLIYAYEEGMRLVLAEGMENRYKRHEAFGKAVRAALAEYGMKAIADENAAAATLSCILYPEGMDDAEFRASLATKGVIVAGALAHLAGKAFRIGHMGNTTEDMLERAIVLIGETMNEMGFDTDIQKAAERFRELALPIA
- a CDS encoding nuclease-related domain-containing protein; the protein is MILKERKIPLLIRKTEALLRRLPSHHPKITLINEEMNKRLAGYKGETSLDFQLDFLDSKEYFILHDLRLPDNDRFFQIDTLILTKKFALILEVKNITGILHFDTVYNQLIRIKNGKEQVFPCPLIQVNRQASQLRRWFKANASNEELPAYSFVVISNPHTGIKVIPHHIDLSRKVIHRNTLPIKIEQIESSIKKDISEKLLKKIIRLLKKQSTEQESSILSRFQINQSEILTGVFCPACSFLPLERVSRTWYCPKCKITSKAAHMKALHDYSLLLGPAITNKELRNFLHVSSSHAATRLLQSLNLPQTGAQKNRTYTLMFPDESTNQKGIKRGI
- the cysI gene encoding assimilatory sulfite reductase (NADPH) hemoprotein subunit, yielding MVNPKLKAPDGPPSDVEGIKDRSNFLRGTLAEVMQDRISAGIPDDDNRLMKHHGSYLQDDRDLRNERQKQKLEPAYQFMLRLRLPGGVASPKQWLVVDDLAEKYGNSTLKLTTRQTFQMHGILKWNMKKTIQAIHSTMLDTIAACGDVNRNVMCISNPDQSEIHEEVYELAKMLSDDLLPRTRAYHEIWLDEEKVAGSPEVDEEIEPMYGPLYLPRKFKIGIAVPPSNDIDVFSQDLGFIAIVEDGKLAGFNVAIGGGMGFSHGDKATYPQLSKVIGFVTPDKIYEVAEKTITIQRDYGNRSVRKNARFKYTVDRLGLETVIEELETRLGWKLEEARGFKFDSNGDRYGWVKGVRGKWHFTMFIEGGRVADFEDYKLKTALREIAKVHKGDFRLTANQNLIIGSVADEDKAAIESLIEKYGLTDGSRYSALRRGSMACVALPTCGLAMAEAERYLPGLIDKIDEIADEAGLRNEEITIRMTGCPNGCARHALGEIGFIGKAVGKYNMYLGAAFDGSRLSKMYRENIGEEEILNELRVILPRYARERQDGEHFGDFVIRAGIIEATTDGTNFHN
- a CDS encoding assimilatory sulfite reductase (NADPH) flavoprotein subunit gives rise to the protein MQLQVMNSPFNQEQTELLNRLLPTLTETQSLWLSGYLAAIQSSTLQAAPAVEERPASAAAPAIPKEVTILFGSQTGNAQNLAKKAGKTLEERGFQVNVSAMSDFKPNNLKKVKNLLIVVSTHGEGDPPDNALTFHEFIHGKRAPKLEDFRYSVLALGDSSYEFFCQTGKDFDKRLEELGGTRITPRVDCDLDFEEPAAVWAEAVLAGLSDGESSSPSPSAASVSASAPAESVYSRSNPFRAEVLENINLNGRGSNKETRHLEISLEGSGLTYQPGDSLGVYPENDPELVDLLLTEMNWDPEEAVRVKEETVKLKDALSSHFEITVLTKPLVEKAAKLSGNEELHQLALDSSRLKSYIDGRDLIDLVRDFKPWSSSAQEFVSILRKIPARLYSISSSFEANPDEVHLTIGAVRYDAHGRERKGVCSILCAERLQPGDTLPVFIQHNENFKLPENPESPIIMVGPGTGIAPFRSFMQEREENGAEGKSWLFFGDQHFVTDFLYQTEWQKWLKDGVLSKLDVAFSRDDDEKVYVQHRMQENSRELFQWLEQGAAVYICGDEKNMAHDVHNTLIDIIEKEGGMSREQAEEYLADMQKNKRYQRDVY
- a CDS encoding LysR family transcriptional regulator; the protein is MHYDALKTFVTLAEVKNFTKTAELLLMSQPSVSMHVKNLEKEFQTKLFQRSPKYLKITPSGEILYDRAKQMITIYEQTRQEILDQQHTIKGDLKIAASFTIGEYILPPLLLDLQNEYPELNLQITIANTEEVVLSTRSHHVDIGLIEGQTNEKELIVTPFLEDELFIVTSNQHPLAQKEEATIADLQDQAWIMRENGSGTREYFNHVVRSNGLKVKSLLTISSNQGIKETLINGLGMSILSGSVVARDVKQNNLCIIKVKSQEFKRTLSYVLSPIMQEKRNVSIFIEALSERWHHK
- a CDS encoding M20 family metallopeptidase codes for the protein MGKNLIINQIDEFQDDFNRISTYIGENPELGHEEYKACKVLTEELKKHGFTVEIGTCGLPTAFTATYDSGKEGPVIGYMSEYDALPEVGHACGHNLIGTMGIAAGIGLSKVIHETGGKVIVFGTPAEETKGGKVTMAEAGIFDALDAAIMVHPLDNYVKSGSSLAMDAIQFEFFGKSAHAAASPHLGINALDAVLQTFSSINALRQHIKPDARIHGIITEGGKAANVVPDYAVAQFYVRAAKREYVNELVEKVKKCAEGAALQTGAEMKWSFYEFSYDDMVTNSPLSEAFNKELISLGVNEEEIMEQKDGSGSLDMGNVSQSAPSIHPYIKITNEAYACHTHEFREAAMSEQAREAMILGAKAMALTGYEVLTNKELLKRVKEEFESNKTLA
- a CDS encoding YbaK/EbsC family protein, translating into MSIESVKAHFKKWDREQDVMEFDSSSATVEQAAETIGVCSAQIAKTLSFRGNGDEAILVVTAGDAKIDNKKFRKTFGFKARMLSADEVLEQTGHAVGGVCPFGLKNDLEVYLDESMNRFETLFPACGSSNSAIELTPDEINTYSDAKAWVDVCKDWEDALIVERPLEKITK